cgtcgattggcaaatgtttaatccacgcgttagcgtgcatgacgcttgcgcgtcgatgaagtttttgaggccacccacgcgtgcgcgtggagtgcgcgtgcgcgtggacctgttttcatcccaaagttgatttttgagttttaaaagccaaatttcatactctaagcctccgatctcaccacttatatcttaaatcattatgatatgcctagctatgagagaaggagctagtggatgtggtaacttgcgagtgaagcaaggggaaaatgaataatcaatgaggatcattgatgattatgtgagatgtggaggatggtggtggaagtgcttgttatgccattggccgaagggccgtaattgtttatgaattggctggttctggattgaaccgtgagccggaatagctgcgtatgctatgaatattggctggttatggatttaaccgtgagccggatggctgatatggatgttgatccatggatgagaattcatgcatgtttatgctgaattattgataattgtgatttgcacttccactatctgagatacgagtttccctgggtagtagcagtggctagccaccacgtgctccaggttgagacttgatactctgttgaccctatgtcgtaagtgtggccgggcactgtgaaagacccggatgagctcgcccccgtatatattcaccagtgagggtgatggatatagatcatgattatgatcaagtttatgacgagtataactcgagttggggatgcatgacagagggacagtccaatggttagcgaccaggacttgtcgggttggctctataaccgacaagatgatatcatcagccactaggaacaggcattcatcatatgcatactatatgaattgtttgagattgcctatttgactgcatattacttgctaattgtctaaatgccttacttgttcctaattgtatatttcttgcttgatataactgtgtttgatACATTATACTTctactggtggttgggaggtctgaaggaattggaaagggaagtattagttagactgaagaatctttagtcagatgccctttatggtttagcttgtttataagttttgatattatttggaggaagttctaggattgccttcggctttcctctattattatgtattatatatgtggaagctgttaccatgctggggacctctggttctcacccatgcggattttgtggttttcagatgcaggacgtgaggtttcccgctgaggcatgctggagacttctatatttgcgaagatcctttgttctcggggctatgttttggtttatatgttttgcttagatacttttatctccattaaataatacaaactgtgatgactcctcttatgggagattttggagaataggttttatgtatttgtgtccctttgggtttcctttggggttttccttattttatcatatgtatatattgttatgctcggaccggttatcttcgcagctggatcttgagtcttgatattcctatttttgacactcctttgtatatatataatcacgcgttggttatccttgttcgttacgttatcgatcggagtgttgcgctttcgagttgcgatttttgtttaccccttttttacaaaggctcctagttataatcaatcattcatactactatacgtactaaatttttattttagaggtcgtaataccttgccatctctgaattatgacttaagcataagactctgtatggtagggtgttacattatggtatcagagcagttcgttcctgtagagcctgagggatggactgattatgcttctgtgcattctctgtgtgtgtgttatgtgctattagtatatctgcttgatataattggcataaacgttcatgagcatgcatttgggactttgaagcactagacttccgatattgagactgatcaacttaatatcgattgtttggtgtgtataggaaccagatggcgcctcgtggacgcggtagaggtagtgcgagaggtcgtacgaatgctcgtgtaccggagaataaccctaatgacccggtgaactttatgactgcgttggagaacatggctgctgctatgcaagccactgctgaggctcttggtcaacagatgaacaaccatggtaatgatggaggtggagttcagggcccgatgacactggcaaactttttgaaggttaatccacctaagttcaagggaactactagtccgactgaggctgatacatggtttcaggctatggagcgagcactgcaagcacaagtggtacctgaagggcagcgtgtcgagtttgctacctatatgcttgtcggtgaagcgtcgcattggtggcaaggtatctgaCGTCTTCTGCAgtagggtgatgattatatcacctggaatgtcttccaagaggagttctataagaagtactttccgacttctgctaggacggccaaggagcttgaattgttacagctgaagcagggtactatgtccatttcagagtatactgacaagtttgaggagctgttcaggttctctcgtatgtgccaagggactccggtggaatatgaggaatggaagtgtgttaagtatgaaggaggactccggagtgatattttcagttcagtgggaccaatggagattaggactttctccgagttggtaaacaagtgtagggttgctgaagagtgtgtgaagagggcaaccgctgagaaagggagtcaaaggggatcattcccacagaaccgagggaagagctttacacctagaggcccgtctttcaagagaggaagctcttttaggaggcccaacaacaacaacaactcccaaggaaaaggTATGGGAAgcagtggtgcgcgaaattgtgaacaatactttttcacaactctcataatccccggacatgaaccccaaaaactttggtgttcaataccatggcattacacaacttcgcacaactaaccagcaagtgcactaggtcgtccaagtaataaaccttacgcgagtaagggtcgatcccacggagattgttagtattgaagcaagctatggtcatcttgtaaatcttagtcaggcaaactcaaatggtaatggtgatgaacgaaaataacaaaaaggtaaagatagagatacttatgtaattcattgcactacaacaaatatggccTTTAGCAATGCCAAATTTCGCAAcgccttaaaaccgttctcttagataggtttagacaacggttttttaaAGTGTTACTGTTGGATTCAGTTTTTCATCAATTTctagcaacaaaataaaaccgttctctttgattattttaaagaacggttttataaccgttaccatGATTTGGCTTTAAACAacggttttttattgttgtttaaagaattgtacaaaagaaacgcattaaaaccgttgccaaaatgctacactttaaaaccgttccATTAGATGGTCTTAGACAACGGTTTTTATAGTGTTGTTGTtaaagttcattttttcattatgctatagtaacaaaataaaatcgttctctttgactattttaaagaacggttttacaaCCATTACAACAATTATTTATAAAACAAccattttctaatattatttaaataattgtacaaattaaacaatactaataaaaataatttcaaataattatataaattgaaactattttttctataaatactgaatttataaaatactcaaaaactattgttatagataaataacaaatattattttaaaaaaataaaactaaaataaatttattataaatattatatattattataaatatataaaaaatattatattttgaacaCATAAggctaaaataaatttataataaatattatatatttttattataaatatataataaatattaatataaagaaataaaattaaaataattttaaaataaatattatatatctattattgattattatatagcaaatattatttttaaaaaaataaaattaaaataaatttataataaatattatatatttttattataaataattattttgttataacaaatatatattttttgttagaaataattatttgaatttagCAATAgattgataaataatatttttaaataattttaatataatatattagatttttttggTGATTATAgtatattagattttaaaattattattctatccATCCATTTTTATCAATATATCTATTTTATCCATATCCTCTTATAAAATCTCTCATTCCTAAGTAAATtcccaaattaaataaaaaaccctAATTTCCAAAATTTAAAACCCTAAACACCCCCCCCACTGAGCACACAACCCCCACTCATAAACgtaacacatacacacacacggACAAGAGATGAGGAAGGAGAAGAGGACGCCGCCGGCGGGTTAGGTGCCGCCGTCGCCGTCGTTGCCAAGCCCGAAGGAGAAAGAGAGTCCGCAAAGGGAGAGTGAGGGACGGAGAAGAGAAGCCGTGCTAACCCCGCAACGCCACTGCGTCGTCGCCTCCGTTGAGCGGTCACCATCATCGTGCGAGAAAGGAGAAGGAGCCGTCGAGGGGTCGCTGAGCCGCTGCCGTCGCCGTCGCGTTCGTTTCTGTCACAGAAGCTTCCATTTCCGTCACTTTCATGTTGCGGAGAGAAAGAACTACGCATGAATCAGGGGCCAGGGAAAGGGAGCCACCGCCGTTGCATCCTGGCTACGCCGCCGTTCAATTCGTTGTTTCATCATGGCCATGGAGAGGAACGTGAATGGAAAAGGAAACAGGGAAGCTGCTACTTGGGATTTGAGGAAAACGGCTCTGTTCTGCCTCGCCTCTAGGTTCTGCAAGTTGCCGGAGTCCTCAGCAGCCGGGAACCAGCACTGGAGCTACCCAGAATCACTACTGCTGCTGCCATGGGAGCTGGTATTGGAACCACTGATGGAGCTGTTGTGTTTAGTGATTTTCGCGAGTTGTGACATCGAGGTAgggaatattttattaaattaaatattttaaactttgaatGCTTGAAAAGTTTACTGGATTATTACGAATAGTTGAATGCTTCATATGTAATGGATTTTGGTTGTAGATTAAATGTGTGACTGGTTGTGCCTCTTGTTGATTTTACGATAGTAAGGTAGAACATGTTGATATGTGTATGCTGTAGTCTGCAAGAGTGTGTTGCGTGAGTACCATACGACTTTACAAGCAAAATCTCTGCAGATTTCTGGTGACTTTTGTGAGGTAATGAACATTGCCAGCATTACAAATCCAACATCATTCAAAGATGAGGTTTCTAGGTGGTTTATAAATGTGAGACATTCTTTGCCTTTGAGCTAGCTTTGGGGTTGAGTTAAAATAGGTTATAGATTTCCTGTCTCTTGGCAATTTGTCCATCAATTGTTGTTACTTTTACGTTTACAGTTGAGTTAAAGACTCCTGATATTATTCTTAATCTCTACTATTTACTTTGTTGTTGTCAaatgatggccttattctgagctgttttactagtgctgatttgattttagtgagttcatatgggttgatgttgctgtttagtgctgctttatccttgttaatggctgatttcatgccttgttttgattgagcaatgatgatgatggccttattctgagctattttattagtgctgatttgattttagtgagttcatatgggttgattttgctgtttagtgctgctttatccttgttaatggctgattccatgccttgttttgattgagcagtgatgctgatggccttattctgagctgttttattagtgctgatttgattttagtgagttcatatgggttgattttgctgtttgttTAAATTCAGAAACGTCCTATTTACTGCCATAATGTTGccgaaatttctaaaaatttgtgtgttaattgaatttcaatttgtgAATTGAATTTGGTAATTTGTTGCTTTAGTTTAATTTCTAAAAGTTACACGAGCATTCAATATGTTTGAATTGGGAATAAGACTAAAAAAATgatgaattttatgttttgttaactCTTGGGATATGTTTAAATTGGCAGATATCAAGTGAAGAGGCTATAGAAACTGCAAAGCAACTAATGCTTAAAGAAGGCCTGTTTGTAAGTTCCCTAATGTATGTGTATTAGTATTCTGTTGTGACACTAGTAATTTATTAACTTTATTGTTGATGCTGAACCTGTTGATTTTGAGAATAATGGAATTCTCTGGCTCCCTCCTGAACCAGAAGATGCAGAAGACGAGCGAGAAACTTTTTTGgttgatgaagatgatgaagacaATGACGGGAATGGGAATGCCATTGGTGAGTGGGGATATCTGTGCAATTTAAACAGTTTTGGAAGTGGAGAGCATCGCCACAAGGGTAGGACAAGTGAGGAGCAGAAGAACAAGGATAGGACAAGTGAGGAGCATCAACGGCTGCAGATTCTCGAACCGAAATCAAGGGTTGATATCGGTTCTTTTCCCTAGGTCTCCACGTAGGGTTGATATCAATTCAATTTCAGTTTCCAGCAAAGGTTAAAAATATCTCTGCTTAGGGTTTTAGCACTTTACAACGGTACTCTCCTAGGCTccaattctcttctttttcttcttcactgtgctgctcttgtttatatttttttaatctccACCTTGTTCTTTCTTCATCTTTCGATTCAATTTAttgttgtttatattttttaatctcCGCACTTGACAAGTTGAGAATTATCTTGCTATGCTACCTATGATATTGATATATCTCTTTTCGTTTTGGTTTTCAATCTGCTGGTTTTATTTCATTGGTTATTGCAAGGGTTTGATCAAGGAGCTTGAAATTTGATTGATAAATAGCTCTCTGAAACTAATAGTTAGGTAATGAAGCGTTAAAAATGGCTGGCTTttgaatttatgttattgattagGACAAGAACAATGAAATGATTTTATATAGTTTGAGTGTAACAAGCTGaagtaaataatttttctttctgcACTTCTTTGTTTTTCGTCTCATATGTGTCGACAATCTGGTTTTTTGTTGTTGAAATACCATATAtagaacataataataataatcaaggttTACGGTTTACTTCAGGTTCCAACGATGGCTTTCTTTGGTTGAATTGGGAATTTACTCAGAAATGCTGCAAACAAGCAGATCAGTTCAGAATTGCTCCCATCCCCATCTATTCTCCAGGAAATACGGTGCATGTCATCTGCTCCAAACTCAAAACTGTTCATTGGAGGTGCATTGAAGTTTGAAATACCTTATAAGTTGCATCCATCATGTTTTATTTTTGGTGTAATGTAGCTGATactaataatataatagatattgA
The sequence above is drawn from the Arachis hypogaea cultivar Tifrunner chromosome 4, arahy.Tifrunner.gnm2.J5K5, whole genome shotgun sequence genome and encodes:
- the LOC112796772 gene encoding uncharacterized protein isoform X1: MAMERNVNGKGNREAATWDLRKTALFCLASRFCKLPESSAAGNQHWSYPESLLLLPWELVLEPLMELLCLVIFASCDIEISSEEAIETAKQLMLKEGLFKMQKTSEKLFWLMKMMKTMTGMGMPLVSGDICAI
- the LOC112796772 gene encoding uncharacterized protein isoform X3, whose protein sequence is MAMERNVNGKGNREAATWDLRKTALFCLASRFCKLPESSAAGNQHWSYPESLLLLPWELVLEPLMELLCLVIFASCDIEISSEEAIETAKQLMLKEGLFVSSLIRCRRRARNFFG
- the LOC112796772 gene encoding uncharacterized protein isoform X2; protein product: MAMERNVNGKGNREAATWDLRKTALFCLASRFCKLPESSAAGNQHWSYPESLLLLPWELVLEPLMELLCLVIFASCDIEISSEEAIETAKQLMLKEGLFMQKTSEKLFWLMKMMKTMTGMGMPLVSGDICAI
- the LOC112796772 gene encoding uncharacterized protein isoform X4, which gives rise to MAMERNVNGKGNREAATWDLRKTALFCLASRFCKLPESSAAGNQHWSYPESLLLLPWELVLEPLMELLCLVIFASCDIEISSEEAIETAKQLMLKEGLFVSSLICRRRARNFFG